GTATAGTCACCGTCTCCACGAGAAGTCACCCCATCAGGATTTTCGGGATTTAGATAGCTAACAATGTCTGTCAATGGACGCGCTACGTCATAAGTGATATCGCAGCCTTGTCGAGATGCTGTTGCATCCATCAAATCATACTGCTTATCGATATATTCTGAATAGGGCATTGCGAGCGCCTGCTGACAATGATAAGTTTCTGAATCAATGTCCCATTCACGTAGTTGACTTAGTTCTTGAGTGACGACCCAATTCCCTGACTGGTGAATCACATAAATATTAGATACCCCTGATTTACTAGATCCTTCTATCAAAAAACCAGATTCTGTCGCTTCAAGTGATAACGCATGATGTCCGTCGGGCATTTCGTCGTCAAGCGACAGCGTTTGATTGCCGTCGGCATCTAATAGATAGCAATGAATCTTAAAGTCCGCCACTTTAAGTTCGCATCTATCGAGCACGCCATCACCATTAAAGTCGCTTTTAATGGTGGCATTGGAAATATGTGGGCTTGCTTGGCATAGATTGATTATTGTTACGATAAAAAACGTCAATTTAATTAAGTTATTCATTTTACATGCCCCATTCATTTAAAACTTGGCGAAAAATTCTCTCTCGGGCTGTTTTTACAGACATAGGTGATTTGCCGTCATTTATTTTGTGTCAATTAATTCACGATGGTTTCGATTTGTTTGGCGAGCATGAAATCACGTTGCGATAGTGCGTTCACGTCATGGCTGGTTAGGTTGATTGTGACGGTGCGATAGCTATTTGACCAATCAGGATGGTGGTTGGCTTTTTCAGCCAGCAGTGCGCACTCGGTCATAAAGGCAAAGGCTGCACGAAAATGCTTAAAAGTAAACGTTTTACAGAGCCAGTTATCCTTGATTTGCCAGTGGGTTTGTGATTGCGCCATAGATGGATCAATTGATGCGTTAAGCGTAGCGAGTGCTGCTTGCGCCGCCGCTTCGGATAAAGCATGATGGGTGTCTGGTGTGGGTTTTTCTGTCATGATTTGCCTCAGGGGTTAGGGTGTGGTTCGTTTGCTGTGTGTAATTGGTTAATTGGTTAATTTGTTTAATTGGTTAATTGGTTTAATTCGGCTAAATAAGGTTGGATGTCGATTTGTTTTTCGCTGAGCCAAGCGTCATTAAAATACGTATTGAGATAACGCTCGCCGCTATCGCACAGTAAAGTAACGAGACTGCCTGTTTGTCTGTTTTTTTGCATGGTTTGCATGGTTTGTAGTGCGGCGTAAACATTGGTGCCAGTTGAAGCCCCGACTTTGCGACCGAGGATGCCTTGCAACCAGTGTGCGGTGGCAATCGATGCGGCATCAGGAATGACGACCATCTGATCAACGACATCAGGGTTAAAGGAAGGCTCGACTCGTGGGCGACCGATGCCCTCAATACGCGAACCAACCGCTGCGGTCAGGGTTGCGTCGCGTGTTTGGTAAAATGGATAAAAAACCGAGTTCTCAACGTCGGCGACGAGTAATTTGGTGCGTTTGTATAGGTGTGGCTTGTAACGGATATAGCGCCCAATCGTTGCCGAAGTCCCGCCCGTCCCTGCGCCTACAATCACCCATTCGGGGATAGGATGGGTTTCTTTGGCCATTTGTTTGAAAATGCTTTCGGCAATATTATTATTGCTGCGCCAGTCGGTCGCGCGTTCTGCATAAAGAAACTGGTTCATATAATAACCATTGAGGGCTTTTTCTAGGCGCTCGGATTCAGCATAAATGTCGTGCCCTGGGACTTTGACGCACTGACCGCCATAAAATTCAATGAGGGCTAGTTTTTCGCGCGCGGTGGTCTCAGGAACAACGGCAATAAATTTTAGGTTTAACAAACGGGCAAAATAGGCCTCAGAAATTGCCGTAGAACCAGAGGACGCTTCGATAATGGTGGTGTCTTCGTGGATTTTGCCATTACACAGCCCATATAAAAACAAAGAACGTGCCAGTCGGTGCTTTAGGCTGCCGCTTGGGTGTGTCGATTCGTCTTTTAGGTATAAATCGATGCCTGAGAAAAACGGCAAATCTAGTTGAATGAGGTGGGTGTCAGAAGAGCGATTAAAATCGGCGTATATTTTTTCAATCGCTTGGCAGACCCACTCTCGACAGACGTGTGATATATCCATAGGTTATTTTTAGTTTAGGTTATGTAAGGGTTGCAATAGTAGGTTATAATTAAGAATAATTGATTGGCAATCAATGTGCAATCAATATGCAATCAATCTATCCACTGATGTTGGTATATTAGCATAGAAAGCACCATCAACGTATTATGCGAACTGCAATATTAGCCGTGTTGTTGATTAAGGCGGTCGGCGGGCAAGGCGATTAAAGCGATTAAAGCAATTTGACGTGGCAGCCGTCATAAAATTGTCATAATCATCCGCTATACTGCATAGACTAACGTTGGGTGATTGATTGCGTTTTTAGCGCGTTTTAGCGCGTTTTAGCGCGTTTTTAGCGGTCGCATAGGGCGCAAGCGCAGATGGTGCTTTACGACACATGGCTTTTAGCGCTAAAGGTTACTTTAGTTATCAAGAGGCTAGGATAGTGGTATAATCGAATTAAATCAAAAATAGAGTAATTTATGAATATAGAACAACAGCCTTTTGGGCAACATATTTCAAAAAAATATGATGGAGATTTACAGCAGCTACGTGACGAAGTCATTATCATGGGCAGCATGGTCGAGCAGCAATTAAAAGATGGCCTTGAATGCCTGATGAATGCGGATTTAGAGCTGGCCAAAGCCGTGGTAAAAAACGACAAAAAAATCAATCAACAGGATTTAAAAATTGACGAGCAATGCGTACAGTTACTGGCATTGCGACAGCCAACGGCCAGCGATTTGCGGCTAATTACCTCTATCCTCAAGTCAATTACTGATTTGGAGCGTATGGGGGATTTGGCGCAGCATTTGGGCAAAGTAAATAAGCTGCTCATCAAAGATGGGGTTTCAGCGCAGCAATATGTCGAACTACGTCATTTGGGCGAGCTTGTCCAAGCGATGTTAAAAAATGCACTGGATGCCTTTACGCGGTTGGATATTGAAGGGGCCTTGCAAACCATTGCCCAAGACAAACAGGTAAACCGAGAGTACGAAGCGCTGTCGAGACAATTAATCACGTATATGATGGAAGATCCACGAACCATTAAACAAACCCTGCGTATTTTTAATGCAGCACGAGCATTAGAGCGTTTTGGCGATCACTGTAAAAATTTATGTGAGTATGTGATATACCTTGTTCGCGGTGAAGATATCCGTTATCAAGATATTGATGACGTGCGTGAAGCCTTATTAGAAGAAGGGTCGCAGGAGACCTAATCAGTCAAAAAACCAGCTTAACCAGTCAATAGTGTCGGCGAAAAAGGCATTGCTGTTTGCATTGCGGTTTCGCCAGTAATGGGCAGGTGGATAAAGTGAATTTGACTCGGTGGTTGGGCGCAGCAAAGACTGAATATGCTATTGTTGAAACGATAACTCTGCATGTATTGAGGCAAATCATCATCGTGCATGTGTCTATTATTGATATGGTTGGCTTCGTTTTTCGAAAAAACCGAGCGACCCTGTTGCTTTATGCTCGCTTCTCTTTGTGTCCATCGTTGGTAAAACAGGCTTAGCGGGTCACTGCTATGTTGAATTTCGTGTTGCATTGATGGGCTGAAAAATTTATCAATAAGCCGTTGAGTCTCTCGAGCTCGGTATTGCTCTACATCCATGCCGCAAGGTTGGTTGCTGGTTGAGATGAGCAAAAAGAGGGCATCAGCGCTATGGCTTAGGCTAAATTGGATGCCCTCAGGTTGCTTTAGCAAAGGCTTACCTAGCGCATGATAATGCAATTGATAATGTGATGAACCGACAAGCGATTTTAGCGCCGTAGCGAGTAATACGCGCCCAGAGACGAATGTTGCTTTGCGCGTGGGGTTTGGCATTGTGCTAGCACGTTGCTGGTCTGAATGAGACAGACAGGATAACCAAGGGCTAAGGGCTTTTTCGCTAGCAATTTCCTCGGTAGTAATACGTTGGCTATAATAGAGGTGTAGTGCCCCCTGTGGTTGGCGCTTTTGTTGATTGTCAGTGCCCGCTATCGCCTGGCGGGTTGCGTCAGGCGTTGGGTTTTTTTCGGCAAATGGCTTGGTTTGGTGTATCATGCTGGCTAGTTGGGGTGCGATTTAGGCATTATGTCCATAAAACGGTAACAATCATAGGGTAAACTGGGTTTCATCTAGGTGGGTTTCATCTAGGTGAAAATCGTATATAGTCTAATTATATAGTCGAATAGTATATCAACATAGTATATCAGGTTATCGATAATGGAAAAGTTTAGCATATTAGTCGTGGATGATGAAGCGGCGATAAGAGAGATGATACGTATGACACTAGTCCGTGAGGAATATGAAGTCATTGAAGCAGAGACGGCCGAAGAAGCCAAAGCCCAATTAAACAAAGAAATCGTTCATCTTGTGTTGCTCGATTGGATGCTGCCTAGTATGAGCGGTATTGATTTTGCCAAATCGTTGCGGACAGAAACGGCATATCAATATTTGCCAATTATCATGTTAACCGCTAAAACAGAAGAGCACGATAAGCTTTCTGGGTTTGAGGCGGGTATCGATGATTACATTACGAAGCCTTTTTCGTTAAAAGAAATGCTCGCGCGTGTGCAATCGGTCTTGCGGCGCAGTTATCCATCAGGGCTAGATACGGATACGATTAGCCTTAGTGGGTTGACGTTGAGTCAATCTAAGCACAAAGTCTACACCAAAGCCAACGAAGATATTCACCTAGGGCCAACCGAGTTTCGATTGTTGCATTTTTTAATGTCACGTCCTGATCGTGTTTTTTCGCGGGATCAGCTGTTGGACTTTGTTTGGGGTGAAAACATCTATGTTGATGAACGCACCGTGGACGTCCATATTAGGCGCTTACGCAAAGCACTGTCGCCTCATCACCTCGATAGCGTCATTCGCACGGTACGAGGCAGTGGCTATAGTTTTGTCAATCAGGCAGCCGAATAAACCATGATAAACCATGCTTGGGGTACGGAGTTTCGATTAATCGGCCTATTTGTTGTAATGACGGTCGTAGCGGGCTGGATTTCGCAGCAGTGGACGATCGTGATTGCCGTTTCAGCGGTGATTTATTTGGTGATGCTGTTGCGTAAATTGCACGCACTACACCAATGGCTACTATCAGGTCTTAGCGACCAACATTTGCCCGATTACGGTGGTGTGTTGGGCGAAATGGTGACGTTGATGTATCGGCACAAGAAAAAAATCGAGACCAGTAATACCGCGCAAATTGCCTTAACGCAGCAGTTCCATGAAACCATCTCAGCGATACCGAGTGCGACAATCATCCTAAATACCCAAGAGGAAATTGAGTGGGCGAATTCAGCGGCTTTGTCGTTGTTAGGGATTGATGGGCAGCGAGATTTAGGTATTAAGATTGAAAATTTGTTACGCAGCGAAATGTTTATAAAACATCTTCGTAGCAAACAAACAGAAAACTTTGAAATGATGTCGCCAGTCTCGAATGAATTAACGCTGTCGATGCAGTTAGTGCCTTATTCGCAACAGCGTAAGCTCCTTATTGCGCATAATATTTCCTCGCATATTGCGCTACAACGTTCACGCCGCACCTTTATTGCGAATGCCTCGCACGAGCTACGCACCCCGCTGACGGTTATCGCAGGTTATTTGGAGTACGTGCATAGCGATGACAGTCTGCCAGAGGCGTTAAAAACACCCGTTGAAAAAGCCATGAGTCAGGCGCAAAATATGGAACAAATCATTAGTGATTTGCTCTCGTTGTCAAAGCTTGAGAACAAACTACTCAAGAAAAAAGATATTCAGTTGATTGATTTGCAAGTGCATTTAGATAAAATTATGCACACCATTTATGCCAGTGGGCAGGTTGCAGCGCGCCAAGTAAAAATCAGCGTGACGTCAGGGCTTGCGATTGAGGCATGCGAAAAAGATTTAGACAGCCTTTGCTATAACTTGATTAATAATGCCATCAAGTATTCGGACGAACAAGGCACGATTCAGATTACTTGGCAACCCTATAATGGTGCCTATGCGATGCTACAAGTCAGTGATGATGGTATCGGGATTCCGCCTGAACATATTGGCTATTTAACCGAACGATTTTATCGCGTTGATAGCGGACGCTCGCGGCGTGTTGGCGGCACTGGCCTGGGGCTGTCGATTGTCAAGCATATTTTAGAGCGCCACAACGGCCGTCTAGAGATTAGTTCTCGCGTTGGCGAAGGCTCTATTTTTACCGCAATTTTGCCTAAAAATCCGCTGGCTTAATAAGTAACCCATTGAATTAAAAATAATTTAATTGACAAGGGCAATGCGTCAAATATGAATACTAGTTTAGCGCATATTGTAAGGCCGCAAAAGAAAATCCGCCAACCAGCAATGCAATGAGCAGGTTGTGGGTTTTTGCAGCGATGGCAAATACCAATGCACTACCAATCCAAACGATGCTGCTTTGGTTGGCGATTTGTGGTGCGACCATGGCCATAAAGATGGTGCCAGGTACGGCTTTGAGAAAGGCTTCGACCTTAGCGTTGGGTTGTTGATAATAACAAATAAAACAGTACCCTATGATGCGCCCTAAATAGGTTACAGCAGACATGCCTAGCGTTAACCAAATCAAGTTATTCATGGTCAGTGTCTCCTGTGTTTGATTGATTGGCGGACTGTTTGACGGATTGGTTGGGTAGATAAATAGCAATGATTGCCGCTGCAACACCTGCAACGACCATGTGCCAGCTTTGTGAAACGTACCGATACAGGACAATCGATAAAACGGCTGAAATCAACCACGGTAGAATATTGCTTTTCCCTTCGTACAATAACGCGAGAATAGCAACGAAAAAAGCCATGCTGATAAAATTAATGGTCTGAATAAATAGCGGGGTGCTCGGTAATAATTCACCAAAATGCCAACCTAAATACGTCGCACTAGACCAAGTGACATAAGCAGGGAGCGTTGCCGCAAAGAAAAACAAAATGCTACCACGTTGCTGACGAATCTCGCGAATGGATACCGCCCAGCTTTCGTCGGTGACAAAAAATACGCCAAATAAGGCTAATCGTGGATGGATTGGTGCAAACCAAGGTGCCATAGAGGCAACCATCAACGCATGGCGTAGGTTAATGACAAAGGTCACCATTAAAATGATGGGGTAGGTTGCCCCTGAGTTGAGTAATTCGACCATGCTAAACTGGCTGGCACCCGCATAGACGAGTAGGCTGTTTAGCCACGCCTGCCAATCGCTAATGCCCGCCTGATTCATAAACAGCCCCAGCAATCCACCGAGCACTAAAAAGACAGGCAGAATGGGCGCAACGGCGAATAGTCCAGCACGAATTGTTTCGTTGTGAGTTTGTTTTGTCATGGTTAATCACTCCACTCAAAGCATTAACGGCAAACACGCTAACAGCAATAGCGCCATCGCGATATTAAACGAGCGCCACGCAATCTCAGTTTTGAGCATACGGCCTATCAAGCTGCCAAACACAACCCATGCCGAATTGATAAAAAACCCAAAGCCAAAAAATGTCAGCACAATAACAAAAATTGACGCAAGATACGCATTACCACTTAACGTATAAAAAATAATGACATTAGTAATCATTACCCATGCCTTTGGATTGACGTATTGAAACAATGCCGCTTGCACTAATGTCAGTGGTTTTCCTTGAGTCAGGTTCTTTGAATCATCGGCATGCAATGCTTGCACGGGCGTAGTTGCAATTCGATAGGCAAGCCAAATCAAATACATAGCGCCGACCACAAACATGACTTGACGCGACGCTGGGTACAGCTCAAAAATATTATAAAAACTAAACGCCATTAATAAAATCATACTTAAACAGCCCGCATGAATACCCAGCACATGGGGGATACTGCGCTTGTATCCAAAATTGGCACCTGAACTGGTAAGCATAATATTATTGGGCCCTGGCGTACCAACCATGGTAAAGACATAAATCAATAAGGCGACCCACTGCGACAACGGATAGCTAATTTCAAGTGAATTAAAAAATGATGAAAATTGCATATAATCCTTCTAAAAGTTAAAATACATAAAAAACCATGACAATTACGTTTTTTATGGGTACAATTATTGAGTACAATTACAGATTATCACCTTTCTTTTGCAAATAAAATCCTTTTTTTGTCATGCATACAATTTGGAACATCAGCAACAGCAATCAACCGAAATACCTTGCCATAGTCACCTGTATTGAAAATGGCATTAAATCAGGTACCCTTAAACCGGGCGACAAACTCCCGCCCCATCGAAAGCTAGCGGACATCATCGGTGTAACCGTCAGCACTGTGACCCGTGCCTATGCAGAGGCTGAAAAGCGCGAACTGATTCAATCTAGGGTGGGCAGTGGCTCATACATCATGCCTACGCCACGATTTTGGTTCTATGGCGACAAAGTGGGCGACAAAATGGGCGACAAAATGGTCTATACCGACGCCAATCAAATGATTGACTTATCACTCTCAACACCGATACTCAAAAATGTTGACAACATTATGCAAGGCGTTTTGGAGAAAATTACACATAACATACCATTGCTACATAATTTAATGGCGTATCAAACCAAAACCAACATGGTTTTTTACAACGATCTATTTTGCCAATGGCTAAACCAATCTTATAACCATAAACTTAAAAGCGAAAATAGCGTTTTATCCTTAGGTAATCAGCACGCCATTTTTACCTCTTTATTGCGACTTACTCAGCAAGAGGAGCATATTGCTGCGCCTGCATTAGTGTATCCTGGTTTTATCAATGCAGCACGCAGTTTGCGATTACGTTGTCATCCGCTCAGCATGGATGATCATGGCGTTACACCGGACTCTTTAGAGGCTTTATGTCGACAATATAAAATAAAATTACTCTACCTTACGCCAAATGAACACAATCCAACCACAACGTGCATGCCAATTGAAAGACGCGAACAAATTGTTCAAATGGCCAATCAATACGATTTTTATATTCTCGAAGACGATGTGAATTTGTTAGCCCCTGAACTGACACCCCCTGCATTTGTCGATATTGATCCACAGCGCGTTATTTACTTTAGTGCAGTAACGAAAATTTTCGCGGGTGGCGTGCGTACAGGAATAATACACGCCCCCGACATACTGCATCAAAAACTGCGCGAAGGTGTCTATGCACAAAACTGGATGGTGCCGCCCTTATTATGCGAAATTGCTCATGAACTGATTACAAGTGGCCAGCTTACTAAACATGTTGAAGGCGTTCGAGCACAAATGCGAACGCGCCACCAAATGGCTGACACATATTTTCATGACATACCGCATTCACGTCGCACTGAAGGATATTTCATTTGGCTACCGATGCCAGAGAATTGGCGTGCGCAACGATTTGTCGAGCAGGCGCTAAAAAAACACGTTCGTCTTTATACCGCCGATATATTTGGATTTGGTAATATGCCTGCGCCTCAAGCCGTGCGAATTTGCCTACATGCTGATGTTACTGAGCAGCAGCTGCAATATGCCTTAGAGGTTATTCGCACGTTATATTTTGACAAAGATGCCAGCATGACCTTTGCGACGGCATAAGTGTCAAAATTAAATTTTTAATTTATAGTAACTTAGCCGATAAAAAGGGGGTTAATTCAACACCAATTTGATGAGATTGACAGCCAGCATCAATAGCAACATGCCTACAATCACTTTTTTAATAAAGCCATCGCCATATTTAATGGCAGAATGGCTACCAATATAAGCGCCAAACATGCTGGCGATTGCCATTGGAATCGCAATAGCCCAGACGATTTTCCCTGCGATGACAAAGACAACGACCGATCCGAGGTTGGTGCAGAGATTAAGGGGTTTTGCAAGCCCTGTGCCCGTTAAAAAGCGCAATCCCAACCCCCGATTGCCTGCAATTGCCATATACGCACCCGTGCCTGGACCAATCAGCCCGTCATAAAACGCAATAGGCGACAATAGTAGGGCAGCACGACGGCGCAGTTGTTTGGCGGTTAGGGGTTTGTTGGTGATTGGGTCGACAGCGATTGGGTCGGCGGTAGCTGTGGATGCAGGTGTATCGACTTGACTGAGGCGTTTGGGTTTTTTCATCATGACGACTAGCGCAAACGGAATGCAGAGTATCAGCAAAGTCACAATAACGGCATCGGCAAATAACATCACAAGCTGGCTGCCTAACGCAGCCGCTAGCAGACAAGGCAAAGCGCAATAGCCGACTAAGCGCCAAGGGATTTGCTTTGCGCGGGCATATTTAAAAACGGCGATAGACGTGCCTGCAATGGAGGCCATTTTATTGGTCGCAATAACATTAACCGCAGGCAGCCCTGTCATCAGCAGTGCCAAGGTTTGAATCATGCCACCGCCACCAGCGATTGCATCAATATAACCGGCAACAAATCCAGTAAGGATGAGTAATGCAATCACCCAGACAGAAAACTCCCCTATCCAATCAACCATTTGTCTGCCTGTTTATGGTGAGCGGATAAGTTTATTCATAAAGCGCGTCTTGGCAAATCGTGTCTTGGCAGAAAAACCAATAACCCGTGTTGGTTTGTTCGTATAGCCACGTTAACCAATTTGACGGCTGATCAAATGCGCTGACGGTGGCGTAATCCAGCGCAGGTAAATCGCAGATTGCCATGATATCTTGGGTGCTTGCCCAGTCTAGCGCAATGGGTTCACCGTTAAGGTAGAACCGTCTGTATTCAGGGGCTGCCTCGGACAGTGACGACAGATATAGGGTTTTTAGCCCCAGTGTTTTGTAAAGCGGCTTTGTTTTCAGCTCAGCAAGCCAATCCGCATAATCCCAATCGTCAGCGACAATGTCTAACTCGTGCCGTGGCGCGGAGTAATACCGCCCAATAAAGTCATTAAGCTGGTCGGTGTGGTCGGTTGTTGCCAGTAATAGTTGTTTGATGCGCGCGCAATCTTCGGCTGAAATCGCGCTATAAGCACCTGCTTGGCGTTTGGCATCGGTGAGCAACATAGGCTGCTCAACATGGTCTAGGTGATAATCTGCCCAGCCAGAGAGGAGTTCGTTGGTGTTGGTGCTTTTGTAGCCGATAGAAAAACTCATTGAGGCATTTTGGGCGATGCCTTCGTGCGCAAACCCAGGCGGGATATAGAGCACATCGCCCGCCCGCAAGACTTCATCGATGATGGCGGTAAATGGTTTGACGTGACGTAAAGTCGCACTGGCAAGGGTCTCTTCGAAATCACCAAACGCACCAACGCGCCAACGGCGATTGCCGCTGCCTTGGCAAATAAACACATCGTAGTTATCAACATGCGGTCCAACGCCACCATTTGTAGCAGCAAAACTGACCATCACGTCATCAAAGCGCCAAGCAGGAATAAAATTAAAACAATCCGCAAACTGCTGGGTGGGCAAATGCCAGTGATTGACCGATTGTACGACCAAGCTCCAGTCTTTGTCACCCAGCGCATCATAATCGGTGAATGGTCCGCTGCGTGATTGCCATGTTTGGTTTTCCCTGCTAATCAATCGTGATTCCACGCAGGGTTCGGCGGCTAGCCCTGCCAGCTCATCGGCGCTAATGGGGTCATCGAATGAAGCGCCGAATGAAGCGTCGAATGGCGCATCAAGTGGGGCGTCTATATTTGACAATGCCCCCTTGAAAAGAAATGGCTTTTGCTGCCAGTATTCGGCTAAAAAGGTCTCTCGCGTGAGCGGGGAAAAATTAAATTTCATGGGTGGATTGCATCGCTCAGTTAGTGGTGTCGCTCAGTTAGTGGGTCACTTGCACGGGCAAGCCACTTTCTTCTTCGACCACGGCTTTAATCGTAGATTCAGACACCCCAATGCTAAATAAATCCAATTTGGCATTGGCAGTCTGGATGGCATTGCGGTAGTTATCGTCAAAAGTAAGCCCGTCTTCTTCTAATGGACTATGGAACTCCATAAACAATTGATCGGCAAAATACCCGATTTTTAACGGTTGGTTGACAATATTGACGTTGGTTTTTACTGGTACGATGTCAAATAATGCTTCGATGTCTTCTTGGCGTAGTCTGACGCAGCCATGCGAAATACGCATGCCAACGCCATCGGGTTTGTTGGTGCCGTGGATAAGGTAGCTGGGCAGCCCTAGCCGCATGGCGCGTGTGCCCAGAGGATTTTCAGGGCCAGCAGGCACGACATCGGGTAGGATTTCACCCAGCGCTGCGTATTTTTCGCGAATAGAGGTTGGCGGTGTCCACGTGGGGTCAGTTCGTTTTTCAGAAATATAGGTTTTGCCGATGGGCGTTTCCCAGTCCATTTGTCCAATCCCTGCGGGGTAGGTGATGACTTTGGGTGGCTCGCCTGGCTGGGGCTCAGGGTAATAATAAAGCCGCATTT
Above is a genomic segment from Ostreibacterium oceani containing:
- the phoB gene encoding phosphate regulon transcriptional regulator PhoB; the encoded protein is MEKFSILVVDDEAAIREMIRMTLVREEYEVIEAETAEEAKAQLNKEIVHLVLLDWMLPSMSGIDFAKSLRTETAYQYLPIIMLTAKTEEHDKLSGFEAGIDDYITKPFSLKEMLARVQSVLRRSYPSGLDTDTISLSGLTLSQSKHKVYTKANEDIHLGPTEFRLLHFLMSRPDRVFSRDQLLDFVWGENIYVDERTVDVHIRRLRKALSPHHLDSVIRTVRGSGYSFVNQAAE
- a CDS encoding 4'-phosphopantetheinyl transferase family protein, with amino-acid sequence MIHQTKPFAEKNPTPDATRQAIAGTDNQQKRQPQGALHLYYSQRITTEEIASEKALSPWLSCLSHSDQQRASTMPNPTRKATFVSGRVLLATALKSLVGSSHYQLHYHALGKPLLKQPEGIQFSLSHSADALFLLISTSNQPCGMDVEQYRARETQRLIDKFFSPSMQHEIQHSSDPLSLFYQRWTQREASIKQQGRSVFSKNEANHINNRHMHDDDLPQYMQSYRFNNSIFSLCCAQPPSQIHFIHLPITGETAMQTAMPFSPTLLTG
- a CDS encoding AzlD family protein, giving the protein MNNLIWLTLGMSAVTYLGRIIGYCFICYYQQPNAKVEAFLKAVPGTIFMAMVAPQIANQSSIVWIGSALVFAIAAKTHNLLIALLVGGFSFAALQYALN
- the phoU gene encoding phosphate signaling complex protein PhoU, with translation MNIEQQPFGQHISKKYDGDLQQLRDEVIIMGSMVEQQLKDGLECLMNADLELAKAVVKNDKKINQQDLKIDEQCVQLLALRQPTASDLRLITSILKSITDLERMGDLAQHLGKVNKLLIKDGVSAQQYVELRHLGELVQAMLKNALDAFTRLDIEGALQTIAQDKQVNREYEALSRQLITYMMEDPRTIKQTLRIFNAARALERFGDHCKNLCEYVIYLVRGEDIRYQDIDDVREALLEEGSQET
- a CDS encoding AzlC family ABC transporter permease, encoding MTKQTHNETIRAGLFAVAPILPVFLVLGGLLGLFMNQAGISDWQAWLNSLLVYAGASQFSMVELLNSGATYPIILMVTFVINLRHALMVASMAPWFAPIHPRLALFGVFFVTDESWAVSIREIRQQRGSILFFFAATLPAYVTWSSATYLGWHFGELLPSTPLFIQTINFISMAFFVAILALLYEGKSNILPWLISAVLSIVLYRYVSQSWHMVVAGVAAAIIAIYLPNQSVKQSANQSNTGDTDHE
- a CDS encoding 4a-hydroxytetrahydrobiopterin dehydratase, with translation MTEKPTPDTHHALSEAAAQAALATLNASIDPSMAQSQTHWQIKDNWLCKTFTFKHFRAAFAFMTECALLAEKANHHPDWSNSYRTVTINLTSHDVNALSQRDFMLAKQIETIVN
- a CDS encoding PLP-dependent cysteine synthase family protein, translated to MDISHVCREWVCQAIEKIYADFNRSSDTHLIQLDLPFFSGIDLYLKDESTHPSGSLKHRLARSLFLYGLCNGKIHEDTTIIEASSGSTAISEAYFARLLNLKFIAVVPETTAREKLALIEFYGGQCVKVPGHDIYAESERLEKALNGYYMNQFLYAERATDWRSNNNIAESIFKQMAKETHPIPEWVIVGAGTGGTSATIGRYIRYKPHLYKRTKLLVADVENSVFYPFYQTRDATLTAAVGSRIEGIGRPRVEPSFNPDVVDQMVVIPDAASIATAHWLQGILGRKVGASTGTNVYAALQTMQTMQKNRQTGSLVTLLCDSGERYLNTYFNDAWLSEKQIDIQPYLAELNQLTN
- a CDS encoding LysE family translocator, with amino-acid sequence MQFSSFFNSLEISYPLSQWVALLIYVFTMVGTPGPNNIMLTSSGANFGYKRSIPHVLGIHAGCLSMILLMAFSFYNIFELYPASRQVMFVVGAMYLIWLAYRIATTPVQALHADDSKNLTQGKPLTLVQAALFQYVNPKAWVMITNVIIFYTLSGNAYLASIFVIVLTFFGFGFFINSAWVVFGSLIGRMLKTEIAWRSFNIAMALLLLACLPLML
- a CDS encoding aminotransferase-like domain-containing protein, translated to MHTIWNISNSNQPKYLAIVTCIENGIKSGTLKPGDKLPPHRKLADIIGVTVSTVTRAYAEAEKRELIQSRVGSGSYIMPTPRFWFYGDKVGDKMGDKMVYTDANQMIDLSLSTPILKNVDNIMQGVLEKITHNIPLLHNLMAYQTKTNMVFYNDLFCQWLNQSYNHKLKSENSVLSLGNQHAIFTSLLRLTQQEEHIAAPALVYPGFINAARSLRLRCHPLSMDDHGVTPDSLEALCRQYKIKLLYLTPNEHNPTTTCMPIERREQIVQMANQYDFYILEDDVNLLAPELTPPAFVDIDPQRVIYFSAVTKIFAGGVRTGIIHAPDILHQKLREGVYAQNWMVPPLLCEIAHELITSGQLTKHVEGVRAQMRTRHQMADTYFHDIPHSRRTEGYFIWLPMPENWRAQRFVEQALKKHVRLYTADIFGFGNMPAPQAVRICLHADVTEQQLQYALEVIRTLYFDKDASMTFATA
- the phoR gene encoding phosphate regulon sensor histidine kinase PhoR codes for the protein MINHAWGTEFRLIGLFVVMTVVAGWISQQWTIVIAVSAVIYLVMLLRKLHALHQWLLSGLSDQHLPDYGGVLGEMVTLMYRHKKKIETSNTAQIALTQQFHETISAIPSATIILNTQEEIEWANSAALSLLGIDGQRDLGIKIENLLRSEMFIKHLRSKQTENFEMMSPVSNELTLSMQLVPYSQQRKLLIAHNISSHIALQRSRRTFIANASHELRTPLTVIAGYLEYVHSDDSLPEALKTPVEKAMSQAQNMEQIISDLLSLSKLENKLLKKKDIQLIDLQVHLDKIMHTIYASGQVAARQVKISVTSGLAIEACEKDLDSLCYNLINNAIKYSDEQGTIQITWQPYNGAYAMLQVSDDGIGIPPEHIGYLTERFYRVDSGRSRRVGGTGLGLSIVKHILERHNGRLEISSRVGEGSIFTAILPKNPLA